In one window of Leguminivora glycinivorella isolate SPB_JAAS2020 chromosome 10, LegGlyc_1.1, whole genome shotgun sequence DNA:
- the LOC125230221 gene encoding LOW QUALITY PROTEIN: protein alan shepard (The sequence of the model RefSeq protein was modified relative to this genomic sequence to represent the inferred CDS: deleted 1 base in 1 codon) gives MASAGAQYRGAQQWAAAYPQPCRYPPPQPQPYAQQQPYTPHQYTGASIGGGCATGARVPTAASPANTASSSSSNTGSAGGTRSTSLSTAPPPPASSASTTGAAGEQLSRTNLYIRGLSQNTTDKDLVQMCQMYGNIISTKAILDKNTNKCKGYGFVDFETIASAEAAVKGLQAKGVQAQMAKVGIWFLRRLNRQQEQDPTNLYMANLPPHFKENDVDQLLAKFGQVVSTRILRDTHGHSKGVGFARMESREKCEQIIQMFNGNPIPGAKEPLLVKFADGGNKKKALYNKQDGNNGRAWRDNNDSLTQAMGVGGVYAGNVSAGAGGECGVYRGGSVYGVAAFHPHQLHHHHHATPAAWLAPYAALLPPAHPPHTPRTPRTPHIPIDSVPSQYVNWDSLRPDNELYYFASHPYQYFAGPTPPIIQMPMESEHASTAASPDEAYQPYPPK, from the exons TACACCGGTGCGTCGATAGGCGGCGGCTGCGCGACGGGCGCGCGTGTGCCGACGGCGGCGTCGCCGGCAAACACGGCGTCCTCGTCGTCCTCCAACACGGGCTCGGCGGGCGGCACGCGGTCCACCAGCCTGAgcaccgcgccgccgccgccggcgtcgTCGGCCTCCACCACCGGCGCCGCCGGCGAGCAGCTCAGCCGCACCAACCTGTACATACGCGGCCTCAGCCAGAACACCACCGATAAGGACCTAGTCCAAATGTGCCAGAT GTATGGTAACATAATCTCGACTAAAGCAATATTGGATAAAAATACGAATAAATGTAAAG GTTACGGTTTTGTAGATTTTGAGACAATCGCGTCAGCGGAGGCAGCTGTAAAAGGATTACAAGCCAAAGGTGTTCAGGCCCAGATGGCTAAAGTGGGTATCTGGTTCCTGCGTAGACTGAACCGT CAACAAGAGCAGGACCCCACGAACCTGTACATGGCGAACTTGCCCCCGCACTTCAAGGAGAACGACGTGGATCAGCTGCTGGCCAAGTTCGGACAGGTGGTGTCGACGAGGATCCTGCGCGACACGCACGGCCATAGCAAAGGGGTTGGCTTCGCGCGTATGGAGTCTAGGGAGAAGTGCGAGCAGATCATTCAG ATGTTCAACGGCAACCCGATCCCCGGGGCTAAGGAGCCGCTCCTGGTGAAATTTGCCGACGGCGGGAACAAGAAGAAGGCGCTCTACAACAAGCAGGACGGCAACAACGGCCGCGCGTGGCGGGACAACAACGACTCGCTCACTCAG GCGATGGGTGTCGGCGGCGTGTACGCGGGCAACgtgagcgcgggcgcgggcggcgagTGTGGTGTCTACCGCGGGGGCAGCGTGTACGGCGTGGCGGCGTTCCACCCGCACCAGCtgcaccaccaccaccacgccACGCCCGCCGCCTGGCTGGCGCCCTACGCCGCGCTGCTGCCCCCCGCGCACCCGCCGCAC ACGCCGCGCACCCCGCGCACCCCGCACATACCCATCGACTCGGTGCCTAGCCAATAC GTAAACTGGGACAGCTTAAGGCCGGATAATGAATTATAC TACTTCGCGTCGCACCCGTACCAGTACTTCGCGGGCCCGACGCCGCCCATCATCCAGATGCCGATGGAGAGCGAGCACGCGTCGACGGCGGCGTCCCCGGACGAGGCCTACCAGCCCTACCCGCCCAAGTAG